Below is a window of Leifsonia sp. NPDC080035 DNA.
AGCTGCGGCCGGCGACCGCGGACGACCTCTCGTCCGGCTCGGCGTTCCGGCGGCTGTACGAGGGCACCATGGCGCGGGTCGGCGCGGCGGATCGGTACTACTTCGCCGACGACTACTACCGCGCGCTTCTCGACGGCCTCGGCGAGGACCTGCTCGTCTGCACCGTCCGGGATGCCGCTCACGGACCGGTCGCGGCGTCGCTCGTCATGGTCGACGGCGACGGCCTCCACTACCACCTCTCCGGATCGACGCCGGAGGGCGCGAGGGCCGGGGCGAACAACCTGCTGATCTGGCAGATCCTCTCCGATGCGAGCGCCCGCGGCCTGCGTCACGTCCACCTCGGCGGAGGGGTGTCGAACGCCGACTCGCTGTTCCGTTTCAAGGAGTCGTTCGGAGGCGCGATCGTTCCGTTTCATATCGGCAGCGCCGTCATCGATCCCGTCGAATACGACCGCCTCGTCTCCCGGAGGGCCGCCGAACGAGCCGTACCGGTGTCCGCCCTCGTGGACTCCGGGTACTTCCCCGGGTTCCGCGCGACGGAGGCGGCGGGATGAATCGACGCTACGTGCGGGCGCGCTCGGTCGCGGACCGCGTCGTCGCCGCGGTCCTTCTCGTCCCCGCGCTGCCCGTGATGGCCGTCATCGCGCTGACGATCGCCGTCAGGATGGGCCGGCCGGTCCTGTTCCGCCAGCAACGGATCGGCATGGGCGGCCGTTCGTTCGAGATCCTGAAGTTCCGGACGATGGTGCCGGATGCCGAACGCATCGGCGGAGGGTACTTCCCAGACGGCCTCGACCTGGTACCGCCCCTCGGTCGGTTCCTCCGGCGGTCCAGCCTCGATGAGCTCCCGCAGCTGCTGAACGTCGTGCGCGGAGACATGGCGTTCATCGGCCCGCGACCGGCGCTGGTGAGCCAGTTCGCGCGCTACACGCCAGAGCAGAAGCGTCGAGTGTCGGTTCCGCAGGGGATCACCGGCCTCGCCCAGGTCGTCTACCGAAACGACGCGCCGTGGTCGAAGCGGATCGAGCTCGATGTCCACTACGCGGAGCACATCGGTCTGCGGATGGACGCGCGCGTTCTCGCCCTCACCGTGCGCGGGCTTCTGACCGCATCGGGTGTCGTCGAGGGCCAGACCGCGGCCGACGTGGACGATCTCGCACCGCCCGCCGACACCGGCATCCCGACCGAACGAGGAGAACTATCGTGAACGCTGCAGAGCCGACCGTCGCCCTTCGCCCCGTCGAACGGACCGACCTCGCCTTCCTGCGCGAGCTCTCCAACGAACCGTTCGTGCGGGACCACGTGGTCGGCTGGGATTGGCCGCTCTCGCTCGCAGGACAGGAGGCGTGGTACGAGACGACCCTGCGGGACAGCGCCACGAGGCGTTTCATCGTCGAGACGGCCGCCGGCCAGCCCATCGGCATGACCGGCCTCTGGGATATGAACTGGCGCGACCGCACCGCGCTCACGGCTCTGAAACTCGGCGGCGCGGAAGACGTGCGCGGCCGTGGTTACGGCACCAGTGCCATCCGCGCCGTGATGGACTTCGCGTTCCTCGACGCAGGCCTGAACAAGCTGTACAGCACGATCCTCGCCGACAACGATGCCTCCAGGGCGGCGTACGTTCGCAAGTGCGGCTGGACCGAGGAGGGCGTGCTGCGCGAACATGTCTGGCGCCACGGCCGCTATGTCGACCTCATCCAGATCGGGATGCTGCGCTCCGACTTCGACGCCCTCCGTGCTCGGGAGGACTCCCGCGCATGAGGATCCTCATGGTGAGCCAGTACTACAGGCCCGAGGGCGCGCACGTGGTGAACGAGTTGGCGGAGACACTCGCCGAGCGCGGACACGAGGTCGTCGTCCTCACCGGTTTCCCGAACTATCCGGCTGGCGTGCTGTTCGAGGGCTACCGCCAGTCGTGGCGGTCCGTGGAGAGCGACGGCGCCGTGACGGTCCGGCGAGTGCCGCTGGTGACGAGCCACTCGTCGAATCCCCTCGGGCGCATCCTCAACTACGCCAGCTTCGCCCTGTCGACGCTCACGGCCTCCGGGCTCGCCCGGCGCGCCGACGTCGTCTACGTGTACGCGACGCAGATGACGGCGGCTCTCGCTCCCGCGATCTGGCGCGCGTTCGGCGGTGCACCGTACGTACTGCACGTGCAGGACCTGTGGCCCGAGTCCATCACCGAGTCCGGCATGCTGCCCCCGGCCGTTTCGAAGACCGTCGAACGCTCGCTGTCGGGTTGGCTGCGCTGGACGTACCAGCGGGCGGCTGCGACGATCGCGATCGCTCCGACCATGCTGCGTACACTGCGTACGCGCGGTGTACCGCGTGATCGCGGCCACGTGGTGTTCAACTGGGGCAGGCGGATCGCCGATCCGACCGATCCAGCCGCGGGCGGCGAAACCGGCGAGAACGAAGCCGACGGGGTGGGGCTCGATGTGATGTATGCAGGGACTCTCGGCGATCTGCAGGACCTCGACACGGCGATCCACGCCGCGCATCTCGCGTCGGACCTGGAAGGGTTCACGCTGCACATTGTCGGCGGAGGGCTGGCGGAACCGCGGCTCCGGCGCCTCGCCGAAGAGCTCGGCACCACCAACGTGCGGTTCCACGGCCTCGTCCCCTCGGACCGGATGGCGGCGATGTACCGACGGTCGCACTTCCAACTGGTGCCACTGCGCGATATCGAGATCTTCCGGGGCACGATACCGTCCAAGTTCCAGGCGAGCATGTCCCTCGGGATCCCTGTGGTGACGACCGTCGCCGGCGACCTCACCGAGATCGTACGGACGAACGAGCTGGGGTTCGCCGCGCGGCCAGAGGACCCGGCGTCGCTCGCTCGGGCGTTCCGCGAAGCGCACGCGGCGTCGGCGGAGCAGCGCTCCGCGTTCGCCGAGCGGGCGCTCGACTACTACGACAAGACGATGACGCGAGAGACGTCGACGGCCCGGATCGAGCAGATCCTCGCCACGGCGGCTACGGAGGGCACCCGATGAATCAGGACGCACGGACCGACGCCACGCCTGGCGGTGGCTACGAGGGCAAGCGCGTCCTCATCACCGGCGGAACGGGCTCATTCGGCCACACGGTTGCGGCGAAGCTCCTGACCAGGGATGTCGCCGAGGTGCGCATCCTCAGCCGTGACGAGGCCAAGCAGGACCTCATGCGCCACGAGCTCGGCGACTCGCGCGCGCGCTTCTACCTCGGCGACGTTCGCGACTACGAGAGTGTCGAGCGGGCCAGCAGGGATGTCGACTACGTGTTCCACGCCGCCGCGCTGAAGCAGGTCCCGTCGGGCGAGTTCTTCCCGATGGAGGCGGTGAAGACGAACGTCATCGGCAGCGAGAACGTGGTGCGCGCCGCAGAGCGGTCGGGCGTGCGCTCGTTGGTGTGCCTCAGCACCGACAAGGCCGTCTACCCTGTGAACGCCATGGGCATGAGCAAGGCGCTGATGGAGAAGGTCGCCCAGTCGCACGGGCTCAACAACCCGAATGCGGACACGATCGTCTCGTGCGTGCGCTACGGCAACGTCATGTACTCGCGGGGCTCGGTGATCCCGCTGTTCATCCGCCAGCTGAAGGCCGGCGGCCCGCTCACCGTGACCAATCCCGAGATGACCCGCTTCATGATGTCGCTCGCCGACTCGGTCGACCTCGTCGAGTACGCGTTCCGCAACGCGCGGCAGGGCGACCTGTTCATCCGGAAGGCGCCGGCCTGCACGATCGGCGACCTCGCGGCGGCGGTTGCGACGCTCTTCGGTGCCGACCCTCGCGTGGAGGTGATCGGCACCCGTCACGCCGAGAAGGTCTCGGAGGTGCTCGCCAGCCGCGAGGAGCTGTCGCGTGCGCTGGACCGCGGCGACTACTTCCAGATCTCGGCCGACAAGCGCGACCTCA
It encodes the following:
- a CDS encoding GNAT family N-acetyltransferase, which codes for MNGLLIGTGEGITSRSVYFTRGYGEAAAITDGGRWTILSTADGSWQLPLVLVPAPYGDGFEARSPYGYAGIHIDPAIGTGEAQRLWRESIEVLRGLDVVTVFLRFSPLDVGSALRARDLEGLTVRHVSDTVLVSTADADSVWNALRGRARTAIRKARAAGMTAELRPATADDLSSGSAFRRLYEGTMARVGAADRYYFADDYYRALLDGLGEDLLVCTVRDAAHGPVAASLVMVDGDGLHYHLSGSTPEGARAGANNLLIWQILSDASARGLRHVHLGGGVSNADSLFRFKESFGGAIVPFHIGSAVIDPVEYDRLVSRRAAERAVPVSALVDSGYFPGFRATEAAG
- a CDS encoding sugar transferase, which codes for MNRRYVRARSVADRVVAAVLLVPALPVMAVIALTIAVRMGRPVLFRQQRIGMGGRSFEILKFRTMVPDAERIGGGYFPDGLDLVPPLGRFLRRSSLDELPQLLNVVRGDMAFIGPRPALVSQFARYTPEQKRRVSVPQGITGLAQVVYRNDAPWSKRIELDVHYAEHIGLRMDARVLALTVRGLLTASGVVEGQTAADVDDLAPPADTGIPTERGELS
- a CDS encoding GNAT family protein → MNAAEPTVALRPVERTDLAFLRELSNEPFVRDHVVGWDWPLSLAGQEAWYETTLRDSATRRFIVETAAGQPIGMTGLWDMNWRDRTALTALKLGGAEDVRGRGYGTSAIRAVMDFAFLDAGLNKLYSTILADNDASRAAYVRKCGWTEEGVLREHVWRHGRYVDLIQIGMLRSDFDALRAREDSRA
- a CDS encoding glycosyltransferase family 4 protein, producing MRILMVSQYYRPEGAHVVNELAETLAERGHEVVVLTGFPNYPAGVLFEGYRQSWRSVESDGAVTVRRVPLVTSHSSNPLGRILNYASFALSTLTASGLARRADVVYVYATQMTAALAPAIWRAFGGAPYVLHVQDLWPESITESGMLPPAVSKTVERSLSGWLRWTYQRAAATIAIAPTMLRTLRTRGVPRDRGHVVFNWGRRIADPTDPAAGGETGENEADGVGLDVMYAGTLGDLQDLDTAIHAAHLASDLEGFTLHIVGGGLAEPRLRRLAEELGTTNVRFHGLVPSDRMAAMYRRSHFQLVPLRDIEIFRGTIPSKFQASMSLGIPVVTTVAGDLTEIVRTNELGFAARPEDPASLARAFREAHAASAEQRSAFAERALDYYDKTMTRETSTARIEQILATAATEGTR
- a CDS encoding polysaccharide biosynthesis protein, coding for MNQDARTDATPGGGYEGKRVLITGGTGSFGHTVAAKLLTRDVAEVRILSRDEAKQDLMRHELGDSRARFYLGDVRDYESVERASRDVDYVFHAAALKQVPSGEFFPMEAVKTNVIGSENVVRAAERSGVRSLVCLSTDKAVYPVNAMGMSKALMEKVAQSHGLNNPNADTIVSCVRYGNVMYSRGSVIPLFIRQLKAGGPLTVTNPEMTRFMMSLADSVDLVEYAFRNARQGDLFIRKAPACTIGDLAAAVATLFGADPRVEVIGTRHAEKVSEVLASREELSRALDRGDYFQISADKRDLNYSVYVEQGDTTQTEYTDYDSHTTTRLTIPEVQELLLTLPEVHAELRAAGIDPERVVVA